TCGTCGTGCTTTTTTTCTACCTCGAATACCGGTACCGCCTTGATCTTCTCGGTCCCTTCACCATGCCCATCGTCTTCATCATCATGCTCTCCTCCTCAATCCTCCCCCGGGGGATAAAGCCTTTGAGTCCCGTGCTCCAGAGCTATTGGCTCGGCATCCACACCTTTCTTGCCTTTCTTGGCGACGCAGCCTTTGCCATGGCCTTTGGTATCGGCATGATGTATCTCATCCAGGAGCATCACCTGAAGGCGAAGCGACTCGACGGCCTCTTTCAGAGGCTCCCGAGCCTCCAGATCCTCGACGAAGTCAATTACAAACTGATCACCCTCGGGTTCCCGCTCCTGACCCTTGCGATTATTACCGGCGCGCTCTGGGCAGAAAGCGCGTGGGGGAGTTACTGGCGATGGGACCCGAAAGAGGTATGGTCCCTCATAACGTGGTTTATCTATGCCCTCGTCCTCCACATACGGCTCACTGCCGGATGGAGAGGGAGGAAGGCGGCAATCCTCTCGATCATCGGCTTCGCCAGTGTGATCTTTACGTTTTTTGGGGTAAATCTGCTCTTAAAGGGTCTCCACACGTTTATATGAAGATCATCGTCATTGGCTTGAATCATAAGACTGCCGACGTAGACGTGCGGGAAAGGCTCGCCTTTAATGGCCCAAAGCTCGAAGAAGGGCTCCTCAAAATGAGGGACCTTCCGGGCGTTGAGGAGGCGATCATTCTTTCGACCTGCAACAGGGTCGAGATGTACGCAGACGTGAATGATGCGAACAGGTCCTTCGAGACGATCAACTCCTTCCTCTCAGAGTTTCATGGGCTCGACAGGGAAATGGTGAGGAGATCGTTATACCTCTATCATGACGCCGATGCGGTGCGACACGTATTCAGAGTGGCATCGAGTCTGGATTCCATGGTCGTCGGTGAACCCCAGATCCTCGGGCAGCTCAAGGACGCCTTTGATTTTGCCCTCCAGAGGAAGACGACGGGCATGCTCCTGAACAGGCTCATGAAGAAGGCGATCTCTGTGGCAAAGCGGGTAAGGACCGAAACGAAAATCGCCGAGAACGCGGTATCCATCAGTTTTGCTGCTGTCGAGCTTGCGCGGAAGATATTCACGGACCTCTCGGGAAGATCCTTCATGCTCCTGGGCGCGGGCGAGATGGCAGAACTGGCCGCACGTCACATGGTGAATTGCGGGATACAGGAAGTGGTCGTCGTGAACAGGACCTATGATCGCGGGTGTGAGTTGGCGACTGAATTCAGCGGCCGTGCTGTGACGTTCGAAGGCCTTCACAGGGAATTGGTCCATTCCGATATCGTGATATGCTCCACCGGTGCACCCAGCTATGTGCTCAGGAAAGAAGAGATGCAGAAGGTCATGAAGGAGAGGAGGCATCGGCAGGTATTCATCATCGACATATCGGTGCCGAGGAATATCGATCCGGAGATCAATGATCTCGACAATGTTTATCTCTATGACGTGGATGACCTTCAGGGTACAGTCGATGCGAACGTTCTTGAACGGAAGAAGGAGGCTGAAAAGGCAGAGACGATCATCGGGGAGGAGATCGATTCCTTTCAGAGGTGGCTATCGTCCCTCGATTCCGTTCCGACGGTTGTTGCCCTGAGGAATAGGGCTGAGGCCGTTAAAAGGGAGGAACTGGAACGGCTCATTCATAAATTTCCTGACCTTGGAGAGAAGGAACGGAAGGCGATCGAGTACATGGCCTCGGCCATAACGAACAAACTCATACACCCGCCTACCGTCGCACTCAAAGAGGAGACGGAGGATAAGGACATACTCATCGCCACTGTAAGGAGGCTTTACGGTATCAACGGAGAAGAGAAGTAGGAGGACTATGAGTCATCTCAAAGATGCAATCTTGATCCTGCAGATGACGTTATGAATACTCTCGGAGAAGGGAGGACTCTTTTGTCCTATGAACAGACATAAGGTAACCATCGGAACACGCGGCAGCAAACTCGCCCTCTGGCAGGCAGAATGGGTGAGATCAGAACTCCTGAGGATGAATCCGGGGATTGAGGTAGCGCTCAATACGATAAAGACTACGGGAGACAAAATACTCGATGTTCCTCTTGCAAAGGTCGGCGGCAAAGGTCTTTTCGTCAAGGAGATCGAGGAGGCCCTCCTGAGCGGCGAGGCCGATCTCGCTGTTCACAGCATGAAGGACGTTCCGACTGATTTTCCCAAGGAACTTCACCTTCCCGTTATATGCAGGAGGGAAGACCCAAGGGACGCCTTTATCGCCAGAGGCCACTCATTTCAAGACCTTCCCAGGGGCGCGACGATCGGGACAAGCAGCCTGAGGAGGTCATGCCAGCTTCTCAGCGTTAGGCCCGACCTGAAGATAAGCCAGCTGCGGGGCAACCTCGACACGAGATTGAGGAAACTCGACGAGGGCCAGTTTGACGCCATCATCCTCGCTGCCGCAGGGGTCAAGAGGCTCGGCTTAGCCCAGAGGATAACCGAGTTGCTCCCTCAGGAGATAAGTCTTCCAGCGATCGGACAGGGGGCGATAGGCATCGAATGCAGGACCGATGATACCGTGAGGAACGATCTTGTCGCAGCCTTGAACCATGAGGAGACCTCCGTATGTGTTCGGGCAGAGAGGGCCCTTCTCAAGCGTTTGGAAGGCGGATGTCAGGTTCCCATCGCAGCCCATGCGAGCCTCATCGACGGAAAGCTCATCATGGACGGACTCGTCGGCAGTGTCAGCGGAGACAGAATCGTAAGGGGCCATATCGAAGGAAGCGCTGGGGACGCTGAATCTCTCGGTATTGCCCTCGCAGATGAGATCCTTGCAAAGGGAGCAAGGGAGATACTCGATGAGGTGTACGGGAAATGCGCTCCTTCTGTAGACGGCGAAATCAGCAGCTGACAGGTCTGTTGACCGAATTTGAATACGATCTATACCCTCGGCACCGGCAGGAGAAGCGAAGAGGATTTTATCGAGATACTCCTTTCCTACGGCATCGAGAGGGTCATCGATGTCAGGACCCTTCCCAAAAGCAAGAACCCTGCCTTCACCGGGGATTATCTTGAAGATCTCCTGAAACGGGAAGGTATCGGATATCACTTCCTCGGGAAGGAACTGGGCGGTTTCAGAAAGGGGGGATTTACCGCCTATACGCTTACCGATGCTTTCATCGGCGGCATCGAAATTCTGGAATCCATAGCCCTGGAAGGGCCATCCGTAATCATCTGCGCAGAGCGGTTCCCCTGGAAATGTCACAGAAAGTGGATATCCCGTGAACTCCACAGACGGGGATGGCTCGTAGAACATATCATCGAAAAGGACAGGGTGTGGATACCGAGGGATTGAGAAACCATGGTCAACAACGGGCAGAGAGAAGAATGGGGGGAGGAAAGAAAGTGGACAAAATTGCATTCTTGACGGCAGTGTCTGAAGTGATGAAGGGGATGATCTCCTATGATGCCATGATGGAATCGCTACAGCGGTCATGCATGAGGGGAGAGGAGGAGAACCTCAAAATGATCAAGCTTGGTGAAAAGCAGGTTGACGAGTTCATTACTGGCCTAAGCTCCATTCAGGAGCTTACTGTCCCTCCCGACATCATGGACATCCTTGTTCTGAGATACCTGAAGAACACTCAGTTCCTCGCGAAAAGAGAAGAACGTGCCATCGACGTTTCGGGGATCGATGGGGGTTCCCTCGGATACTGGAAAAAAACGATGCTCTTTAGGAACGCAGACACCCGAGGGGTGAAGGAATAGCATACTGCGGAGAGCAATGCCGGAGATTCGTGCTATCGATTTCCCGTTGCAGTAGAGGGAATCTTTATGAAGACTTCGAAGGACGCTGAAAAACCTCCTCAACAGGTAAAGGCCGAAATCGAGACGCTCGTAAAGGACCTCAATTACCATAGTTACTGTTACTACGTCCTTGATTCACCGGTCATTTCAGACGAGGAGTATGATCGCCTCTACCGCCATCTCAGGGAACTCGAAGAGAAGTACCGTTATGTCCTCGCCGACTCACCGACATTGCGGGTCGGCGCGCCCCCTCTCGAGAAGTTTGAAAAGGTGAAACACGCTGAACCCATGCTCTCCCTCGACAATGCCTTTTCCTATGACGAGGTGAGGGAATTTGACAGAAGGGTGAGACGACTCCTCGCCGGAGACGAGATCAAATATACCGTCGAACCAAAGTACGATGGACTCGCCATCGAGCTGACATACCGGGACGGCCTGCTCCACAAGTCATCAACGAGGGGTGATGGCTATGAGGGAGAGGACGTGACCGTCAACATCAGGACCATTAAGTCGGTCCCTCTCAAAATAGAGGGTGTCAAGGTTCCGACAGAGATCGACATACGGGGAGAGGTCTATATGGACCTCGACGAATTCGAGAAGCTGAACAGACAGAGAGAACAGAGGGGAGAACCGTTATTCGCCAATCCCCGGAACGCCGCAGCCGGGTCTGTCAGACAGCTCGATCCTTCAATTACGGCCTCCCGTAAGCTCTTTCTTGCATGCTACGGAATCGGGATCGTGAGGGGACATCGCTTCGGCAGTCAGTCGGAATTCATCACGTGGCTGAGGGAGGCGCGCTTTCCGACACCTGCAATAATGAAAGAGGTGAAGGGGATCGAGGAGCTTATCGCTGCGGTCAAGGATATTGAAGTGAACCGCGGATCCTTCACCTTTGAGGCTGACGGGACCGTCATAAAGGTGAATGATTTCGCATTGCAGCAGAGACTGGGAGTGAAGACACGGGAACCCCGCTGGGCCATCGCCTATAAATTCCCGGCACATCAGGCCGTTACAAAGATCAGGGAAATCCATGGAAGCGTCGGCAGGACAGGAGTGATCACGCCCTTTGCGGTCTTTGAGCCGGTAAAGATCGGAGGTGTCACGGTATCCCGCTCGACACTCCATAACTGGGACGAGATGGAAAGGAAGGATATCAGGATTGGGGACACCGTCCTTGTGGAAAGGGCCGGTGAGGTCATTCCCCATGTCGTCCAGGTGATCAAGGAGAAGAGGACGGGGAAAGAGAAAGCCTTTCCCATCCCTGA
The nucleotide sequence above comes from Thermodesulfovibrionales bacterium. Encoded proteins:
- a CDS encoding DUF488 domain-containing protein, which produces MNTIYTLGTGRRSEEDFIEILLSYGIERVIDVRTLPKSKNPAFTGDYLEDLLKREGIGYHFLGKELGGFRKGGFTAYTLTDAFIGGIEILESIALEGPSVIICAERFPWKCHRKWISRELHRRGWLVEHIIEKDRVWIPRD
- the ligA gene encoding NAD-dependent DNA ligase LigA, coding for MKTSKDAEKPPQQVKAEIETLVKDLNYHSYCYYVLDSPVISDEEYDRLYRHLRELEEKYRYVLADSPTLRVGAPPLEKFEKVKHAEPMLSLDNAFSYDEVREFDRRVRRLLAGDEIKYTVEPKYDGLAIELTYRDGLLHKSSTRGDGYEGEDVTVNIRTIKSVPLKIEGVKVPTEIDIRGEVYMDLDEFEKLNRQREQRGEPLFANPRNAAAGSVRQLDPSITASRKLFLACYGIGIVRGHRFGSQSEFITWLREARFPTPAIMKEVKGIEELIAAVKDIEVNRGSFTFEADGTVIKVNDFALQQRLGVKTREPRWAIAYKFPAHQAVTKIREIHGSVGRTGVITPFAVFEPVKIGGVTVSRSTLHNWDEMERKDIRIGDTVLVERAGEVIPHVVQVIKEKRTGKEKAFPIPEKCPACGSRIVREEGEVAVRCDSLHCPAQVQEKIIHFASRGGLDIEGLGEKNVGLLYSQGLIKHFEDIFRLKKDDLIGLPRFADKSAQNLIDAVERSKHTTLARFLFAIGILHVGEYASKLLAKNFRDLRDLYHVTPERIMEIKQMGEKIASSLSAFFSDRKNLDVLDALIKRGLRITNPDFMAVKRGISTLEGLTFIITGTLPKSRQEVEKMIEANGGHVSGTVSGATHYLIVGENPGSKLKKAEALGVKTISYDELLKLIERGTGNPSLF
- the hemC gene encoding hydroxymethylbilane synthase — protein: MNRHKVTIGTRGSKLALWQAEWVRSELLRMNPGIEVALNTIKTTGDKILDVPLAKVGGKGLFVKEIEEALLSGEADLAVHSMKDVPTDFPKELHLPVICRREDPRDAFIARGHSFQDLPRGATIGTSSLRRSCQLLSVRPDLKISQLRGNLDTRLRKLDEGQFDAIILAAAGVKRLGLAQRITELLPQEISLPAIGQGAIGIECRTDDTVRNDLVAALNHEETSVCVRAERALLKRLEGGCQVPIAAHASLIDGKLIMDGLVGSVSGDRIVRGHIEGSAGDAESLGIALADEILAKGAREILDEVYGKCAPSVDGEISS
- the hemA gene encoding glutamyl-tRNA reductase, which codes for MKIIVIGLNHKTADVDVRERLAFNGPKLEEGLLKMRDLPGVEEAIILSTCNRVEMYADVNDANRSFETINSFLSEFHGLDREMVRRSLYLYHDADAVRHVFRVASSLDSMVVGEPQILGQLKDAFDFALQRKTTGMLLNRLMKKAISVAKRVRTETKIAENAVSISFAAVELARKIFTDLSGRSFMLLGAGEMAELAARHMVNCGIQEVVVVNRTYDRGCELATEFSGRAVTFEGLHRELVHSDIVICSTGAPSYVLRKEEMQKVMKERRHRQVFIIDISVPRNIDPEINDLDNVYLYDVDDLQGTVDANVLERKKEAEKAETIIGEEIDSFQRWLSSLDSVPTVVALRNRAEAVKREELERLIHKFPDLGEKERKAIEYMASAITNKLIHPPTVALKEETEDKDILIATVRRLYGINGEEK
- the ccsB gene encoding c-type cytochrome biogenesis protein CcsB, translating into MGTILFELSMTFYFAATIVSVIELLRGSKATSRLILVFAIGGFVLQTMTIIVRYAVAGHLPITSLHEASSFFAWCIVVLFFYLEYRYRLDLLGPFTMPIVFIIMLSSSILPRGIKPLSPVLQSYWLGIHTFLAFLGDAAFAMAFGIGMMYLIQEHHLKAKRLDGLFQRLPSLQILDEVNYKLITLGFPLLTLAIITGALWAESAWGSYWRWDPKEVWSLITWFIYALVLHIRLTAGWRGRKAAILSIIGFASVIFTFFGVNLLLKGLHTFI